One stretch of Prochlorococcus marinus XMU1402 DNA includes these proteins:
- a CDS encoding F0F1 ATP synthase subunit B yields the protein MNLTLLATEGFGLNFNLFETNILNWAVVVFGLYKFLPGFLGKMLQKRREGILIELKDAENRLLNATQALEKAKKDLSSAEEKASQIKADSLKRSESIRMESEKKAIEEMARIKQSAISDESSEASRAISQLRKEAVELAIKKALDSLPNRLDKTTQENLVTQSINNIEVN from the coding sequence ATGAATTTAACTCTCTTAGCTACAGAAGGTTTTGGACTAAATTTCAATTTATTCGAAACTAATATCCTTAATTGGGCTGTAGTGGTTTTCGGCCTTTATAAATTTTTACCTGGTTTTCTAGGTAAAATGCTCCAAAAAAGGAGAGAAGGAATCCTTATTGAATTAAAGGATGCTGAAAATCGACTCCTAAATGCAACTCAAGCTTTAGAGAAGGCAAAGAAAGATTTATCTTCAGCAGAAGAAAAAGCTTCTCAAATAAAAGCAGATTCTCTTAAAAGATCTGAATCAATCAGAATGGAAAGTGAGAAAAAAGCGATAGAGGAGATGGCACGAATTAAACAAAGTGCAATCTCTGATGAGAGCTCTGAAGCATCCAGAGCAATTTCTCAACTTCGAAAAGAAGCTGTTGAACTGGCAATTAAGAAAGCTTTAGATTCTCTCCCAAATCGACTTGATAAAACAACACAAGAAAATTTGGTGACTCAATCAATAAATAATATTGAGGTGAACTAA
- a CDS encoding F0F1 ATP synthase subunit B', whose product MLAFNFFGATEGGLFDINATLPLMAIQVVALTYILNSLFFKPVGNVVEKREKFVSNNIIEAKNKLSEVKKLEADLLTQLQTARTEAQRIVSEAENESDKLYKEALELANNEANASKEKARQEIESQTSAARDQLSKQADDLSELIVNRLILEK is encoded by the coding sequence ATGTTGGCCTTTAATTTTTTTGGTGCTACAGAAGGTGGATTATTTGATATAAATGCCACTTTGCCACTAATGGCAATACAAGTAGTTGCGCTTACTTACATATTAAATTCTCTCTTTTTTAAGCCTGTTGGCAATGTTGTAGAAAAAAGAGAAAAGTTTGTAAGTAATAATATTATTGAGGCCAAAAATAAACTTTCAGAGGTTAAAAAATTAGAAGCTGATCTATTAACTCAGCTTCAGACTGCTCGTACAGAAGCCCAAAGAATTGTAAGCGAAGCTGAGAATGAATCTGACAAGCTCTATAAAGAAGCACTAGAACTTGCTAACAATGAAGCAAATGCTTCAAAAGAAAAAGCAAGACAAGAAATTGAAAGTCAGACATCTGCTGCTCGTGATCAACTTTCTAAACAGGCTGATGATTTAAGCGAACTTATTGTTAATAGATTGATTCTAGAAAAATGA
- the atpE gene encoding ATP synthase F0 subunit C: protein MDSITSAASVVAAGLAVGLGAIGPGLGQGNAAQGAVEGIARQPEAEGKIRGTLLLSFAFMESLTIYGLVVALVLLFANPFS, encoded by the coding sequence ATGGATTCGATTACTTCCGCTGCATCAGTTGTAGCTGCTGGTTTAGCAGTTGGCCTAGGTGCTATTGGCCCTGGTCTTGGACAAGGTAACGCAGCTCAAGGTGCTGTTGAGGGTATAGCCCGTCAACCAGAAGCTGAAGGTAAAATCAGAGGAACTCTTCTTTTATCTTTCGCTTTCATGGAGTCATTAACAATTTACGGATTAGTTGTGGCTTTGGTACTACTTTTTGCGAATCCTTTTTCCTAA
- the atpB gene encoding F0F1 ATP synthase subunit A, which yields MFFNSLLTNFAALEVGQHLYWQIGNIRLHGQVFLTSWILLGALLVFISLGTKKMENDPKGLQNLLEFLWDYIRDLARTQIGEKVYRDWMPFIGTLFLFVFVSNWGGALIPWRLIKLPSGELGAPTADINTTIALALLVSLSYFYAGLSNKGWRYFEYYVHPTPIMLPFKILEDFTKPLSLSFRLFGNILADELVVGVLVFLVPLILPIPVMFLGLFTSAIQALIFATLAAYYIGEAVEEHH from the coding sequence ATGTTCTTTAATTCCTTGCTAACAAATTTTGCAGCATTAGAAGTTGGTCAACATCTTTATTGGCAAATTGGAAATATCAGACTACATGGCCAGGTATTTTTGACATCTTGGATTTTATTGGGAGCGTTATTAGTTTTTATTTCTCTAGGAACTAAAAAAATGGAAAATGATCCTAAAGGCCTTCAAAATTTGCTTGAGTTTCTCTGGGATTACATAAGAGATCTTGCAAGGACACAAATAGGTGAAAAAGTTTATCGAGATTGGATGCCATTTATAGGAACTTTATTTTTATTCGTCTTTGTTAGTAATTGGGGAGGAGCTTTAATTCCTTGGAGATTGATTAAGTTACCAAGTGGAGAGCTGGGAGCACCAACTGCAGATATCAATACAACAATAGCCTTGGCTTTGTTGGTTTCACTTTCTTATTTCTATGCTGGTTTAAGTAATAAAGGTTGGAGATATTTCGAATACTACGTTCACCCAACTCCAATTATGCTTCCTTTCAAAATACTAGAGGACTTTACTAAACCTTTATCACTCTCTTTCAGGCTATTTGGAAATATTTTGGCTGATGAACTTGTTGTTGGTGTTCTAGTATTCTTAGTTCCGCTAATTCTACCAATACCTGTTATGTTCCTAGGCTTATTTACTAGTGCAATTCAGGCATTGATTTTCGCAACTTTAGCGGCCTACTACATTGGAGAAGCTGTTGAAGAACATCATTAG
- a CDS encoding FtsW/RodA/SpoVE family cell cycle protein, with product MEISQEKIKYKTISNRKNFLNSNYKKNQTFLKESIFPLPWAIWPYEAKILIILVGIWSILGLFILGSSSWWVASREMGNWAYFLKKQIIWTIPGLGCFYLIINTKIRDLLKFSRFIFYFLFFLIFLTNISGITVNGSSRWLLLGNLRLQPSELIKPFLILECSNLFAHWNLIKNDKKLSSIISYGLLILLILKQPNLSTASLTGILFWVMGLCGGVRLRSLCTFASLGFITGCISIFNNEYQKLRVTSFIDPWKDQQGNGFQLVQSLLAIGSGGLFGQGFGLSIQKLQYLPFMYTDFIFAIFAEEFGLLGCTLFLGFLTVFSYISLRIALKCRNNYTKLVAIGCGVFLTSQSIIHIAVATGSMPTTGLPLPFISYGGNSLIASFFIAGMLLRCSLESTGLIGMISTRKTLN from the coding sequence TTGGAGATAAGTCAAGAAAAAATTAAATATAAAACAATTTCCAACCGTAAAAATTTTCTAAATTCTAATTACAAAAAGAATCAAACATTTTTAAAAGAATCTATATTTCCCTTACCTTGGGCCATATGGCCTTATGAAGCAAAAATACTAATTATCCTTGTCGGAATTTGGTCTATTCTAGGTTTATTCATCTTAGGGTCTTCAAGTTGGTGGGTTGCCAGCAGGGAGATGGGGAATTGGGCTTACTTTTTGAAAAAACAAATTATTTGGACAATACCAGGATTGGGCTGTTTTTATTTGATTATCAATACGAAGATTAGAGATCTTTTGAAATTTTCAAGATTTATTTTTTATTTTTTATTCTTTTTGATTTTTCTCACCAATATTTCAGGAATCACTGTAAATGGATCTTCAAGATGGCTATTACTAGGAAATTTACGTCTGCAACCATCTGAATTGATCAAACCTTTTTTAATTCTTGAGTGTTCTAACCTCTTTGCTCATTGGAATTTAATTAAAAATGATAAAAAATTAAGTTCAATAATCTCTTATGGTTTGTTAATTTTACTAATACTTAAGCAACCAAATTTAAGTACTGCATCATTAACAGGGATACTTTTTTGGGTAATGGGTTTGTGTGGAGGCGTCAGACTACGTTCTCTATGCACATTTGCTTCATTAGGATTTATCACTGGATGTATTAGTATCTTCAATAACGAATATCAAAAACTAAGAGTTACCTCATTTATAGATCCTTGGAAAGATCAGCAAGGCAATGGTTTTCAATTAGTTCAAAGTTTATTAGCTATAGGCTCAGGTGGTTTATTTGGACAAGGCTTTGGGCTCTCTATACAAAAATTACAGTATTTACCTTTTATGTATACAGATTTTATTTTTGCTATTTTTGCTGAAGAATTTGGTTTATTGGGATGTACTTTATTCTTAGGATTTTTAACAGTTTTCTCATATATAAGTTTAAGAATTGCTCTTAAGTGCAGGAATAACTATACAAAATTAGTTGCTATCGGATGTGGCGTATTTTTGACGAGTCAATCAATAATACATATTGCTGTAGCAACAGGTTCAATGCCAACTACTGGCTTACCACTACCCTTCATTAGTTATGGTGGTAATTCATTAATCGCATCTTTTTTTATTGCAGGGATGTTACTGAGATGTTCATTAGAGTCAACAGGTTTGATTGGTATGATTAGTACACGAAAGACTCTTAATTAG
- a CDS encoding cytochrome c biogenesis CcdA family protein: MQNGLDSPSPFTIFLVFSAGLLTSLGPCSLSLLPVTIAYIGGTEKNKFKLISFSGGVVFALVALGAASGFLGKIYGQIPAYYTSIVALIAIIMGLNLLGILKFQFPNGPDFKIIEDKIPSFLAPFAIGTTFGLASSPCITPVLATLLAWVSQAKNPIISIIFLFSFGIGQVTPLIIAGATAENLKKFLELRKFSQIIPTLSGIFLVALGLLNLFSNWI, translated from the coding sequence ATGCAGAATGGTCTTGATAGTCCTAGTCCATTTACTATATTTTTGGTTTTCAGCGCAGGACTTTTAACAAGTCTTGGACCATGCTCATTATCATTACTTCCAGTGACAATTGCTTATATAGGAGGAACAGAAAAAAATAAATTTAAACTTATTAGTTTTTCAGGAGGAGTAGTTTTTGCGCTGGTTGCACTGGGGGCTGCGAGTGGATTCTTAGGTAAAATATATGGGCAAATTCCAGCTTATTACACTTCGATTGTTGCCTTGATAGCAATAATAATGGGTTTAAATTTACTAGGAATTTTAAAGTTTCAGTTCCCAAATGGACCTGATTTTAAAATAATTGAAGATAAAATTCCCTCCTTTCTAGCACCTTTTGCCATAGGAACTACTTTTGGACTAGCATCTTCACCTTGCATTACTCCAGTTTTAGCAACTCTTCTGGCTTGGGTATCGCAAGCTAAAAACCCGATAATCTCAATTATTTTTTTATTTTCCTTTGGAATAGGCCAAGTCACTCCACTAATTATTGCGGGAGCGACGGCAGAAAACTTAAAAAAATTTTTAGAGCTTAGAAAATTTAGTCAAATAATTCCTACCTTAAGTGGGATATTTTTAGTAGCACTTGGATTATTAAATTTATTTTCAAATTGGATTTAA
- a CDS encoding cytochrome c biogenesis protein ResB has translation MIIFKNLILKISSLRFAISLIIFIAITSGIGTFIPQNNNNKFYIDNFDRAPIFGFLDGEKVLKLQLDHIYTSFWFLFTLILLCISLAACSFRRQIPSLKASLKWIEYKSEKEFSKLQLTTSHPINQDGEHISKVDLLLKKKGWKTYKFNSHISARKGLIGKIGPLVVHIGLIFLLIGSAYGSFTSQSKEQYLLPGETLDLVNESTNSKANVKLVDFSIERESDGVPKQFISKLNFSSEDLNLNEIKTTKVNHPIRFKGLTIYQADWAISNVVLEIDNILYQLQLKEIPEIGNQVWGVLVELGSETKKNFLLTIDNENGPLKISNIENFSGNNIFINDDPLEVNSSKVSLKKIIPSSGLIIKNDPSIPFIYFSFILIIFGTIISLIPTNQLWILVNKESKKLSIGGLSNKNLVGFKKEFFKLSDEIKNF, from the coding sequence ATGATTATTTTTAAGAATCTAATTTTAAAAATATCAAGTTTAAGATTCGCAATATCACTGATAATCTTCATAGCTATTACCAGTGGCATAGGCACTTTTATACCTCAAAATAATAATAATAAATTTTATATTGATAATTTCGATAGAGCTCCCATTTTTGGATTTTTAGATGGAGAAAAAGTCTTAAAACTTCAATTGGATCATATATATACAAGCTTTTGGTTTTTATTTACATTAATTCTTCTTTGCATTTCTCTGGCAGCTTGTAGTTTCAGGAGGCAAATTCCTTCATTAAAAGCTTCATTAAAATGGATTGAATATAAGAGCGAAAAAGAATTTAGCAAACTGCAACTAACTACAAGTCATCCAATCAATCAAGATGGAGAACATATATCAAAAGTAGATTTATTACTTAAAAAAAAAGGATGGAAAACATACAAATTTAATAGTCATATTTCTGCAAGAAAGGGGTTAATTGGAAAAATCGGTCCTTTAGTTGTACATATCGGATTAATATTCTTACTTATAGGTTCAGCATATGGAAGTTTTACAAGTCAATCAAAAGAACAATATTTACTGCCGGGAGAAACTTTAGATCTTGTTAATGAGAGCACAAACTCAAAAGCCAATGTAAAGTTAGTCGATTTTTCTATAGAACGTGAAAGTGATGGTGTGCCCAAACAGTTTATTTCAAAATTAAATTTTTCCTCTGAAGATCTAAATTTAAATGAAATAAAAACAACCAAAGTTAATCACCCAATCAGGTTTAAAGGATTAACTATTTATCAAGCAGATTGGGCAATATCAAATGTTGTTTTAGAAATAGATAATATCCTTTATCAATTACAGTTAAAGGAGATTCCAGAAATCGGTAATCAAGTTTGGGGAGTTTTAGTTGAATTAGGATCGGAGACTAAAAAAAATTTCCTTTTAACAATAGATAATGAAAATGGTCCACTTAAAATTTCGAATATAGAAAATTTTTCCGGGAATAATATCTTTATCAATGACGATCCTTTAGAAGTAAACTCTTCAAAAGTATCTCTGAAAAAAATAATCCCCAGCAGTGGATTAATAATTAAAAATGATCCGTCTATACCATTTATTTATTTTTCTTTTATCTTAATAATTTTTGGAACAATAATAAGTCTTATACCAACTAATCAATTATGGATTCTGGTAAATAAAGAATC